The stretch of DNA CTGGTAAAAGGAAAATAAACTATGGCAAGCATAATTATGTATAGCACCAGTTACTGCCCTTATTGCGTAAGAGCCAAGCAGCTGCTTGATAGCAAAAAGGTTAGTTATCAGGAGATCCGCGTTGATGAAGAACCGGGAAAACGCGATGAAATGATTGCCCGCAGTGGACGCAGGACGGTCCCCCAGATTTTTATTAATGGTCAGCATATCGGCGGCTGTGATGATTTATATGCACTCGAAGATGCGGGTAAGCTAAATGAACTTTTACAATAACTAGGAAAAATAATGAACGAAGCCACTACAAATCCAGCGAATGAAGCTCAATTTATGATTCAAAGGGTGTACATGAAAGACAGTTCTTTTGAAACCCCTAATACGCCTGCTGTTTTCCAGCAACAATGGGAACCTGAGTTAACTCTGGATCTGAATACAGAAAATACTGAATTAGAAAAAAACGTGTATGAAGTCGTTCTTACTGTGACTGCTACTGTCAAAAATAAAAACACTACGGCGTTTCTGGCTGAAGTCAAGCAAGCAGGTATTTTTACAATCCAGGGAGCTCCTAAAGAACAATTAGGTCATTTACTGGGAAGTTTCTGTCCAAGTATTCTGTTCCCCTATGCCCGCGAAGCAATTACTTCACAAGTTATCCGCGGCAGCTTTCCTCAACTGGTACTGGCACCCATTAATTTTGATGCCCTGTATATGCAGCAACTTGAAGAGCAAAGCAAATCCAAAGCAGACGAAACAGAAACTACTCATTAATAATGAATGTTCAAAAAACCATCGCTATATTGGGAGCCGGTTCCTGGGGAACCGCAATCGCTATCCATATAGCGAATACAGGCAGAAACGTCATGCTGTGGGCGCGTAACCCGCAGCATGTTGCTTCCATGCAGACCACTCGCTGTAATCAACGTTATTTGCCGAACATCAAATTACCTGACAACTTGCAGGTCACTGATAATCTTCATGAATGTTCTGCATCGGCTGATGAAGTTATTATCGCCGTTCCCTCTCATTCTTTTTCTGAATTGCTTGAGCTTATTGACAAACCCGCAAGAGGCATCGCATGGTTGACCAAGGGGCTCGATCCATCCAGTAATCAATTTCTAAGCCAGATTGTCGCTAATCATTGGGGCGAGGAATTTTCAGTTGCGGCAATTTCAGGTCCTTCTTTTGCAAAAGAAGTCGCTCAGAGCCTGCCTACTGCCCTGACACTGGCGGGTAATAATATTGCCTACCAGGAATCCACTCGCAACCTTCTGCATCATCAGAATCTGCGCGTCTACCTAAGCAATGATTTAATTGGTGTTCAGTTGTGTGGTGCGGTTAAAAATGTTCTTGCTATTGCCTGCGGAATCAGCGATGGACTGCATTTTGGCGCCAATGCCAAAGCGGCATTAATCACCCGAGGTCTAACGGAAATGCGCCGTCTTGGAAAGGTTTTGGGCGCACGTGATGAAAGCTTTATGGGCTTGGCTGGTGTGGGCGATCTGGTATTGACCTGTACGGATGATCAGTCTCGGAACCGCCGTTTTGGCCTGCATTTAGGTCATGGAATTTCTTCTCAAGAAGCTGAAAAACTCATCGGACAAGTCGTGGAAGGCAAACATAACGCGGCACAAATTTGTCTTTTGGCAGATCGCTATCAGGTAGAAATGCCCATCTGTACTGTAGTAAACAGTCTGTTAAAGGGGGAACTGAATCCTCAGCAAGCTGTTCTTCAATTAATGAGCCGCTCTGCTCGAGATGAAGATTGAATCTATAGTTTTAATATAATCTATACTTATTCTCATTCGTTCTTGCTGTATTAAAACCATTCAATAATAAGGAGATTAATAATGGACCAGCCACAAATTGGGAAATTCTGCTGGAATGAGCTAGCTACGCCTGATGTATCTGCTGCCAAAGAATTCTATGGAAAATTGTTAGGATGGCAGTTCACTGAACATGATACCGGCGATATGGTTTATACGTTTATTAAAACCGCGGGAAGCGACGATCTTGGTGGAATATGGGGAATCCCTAAAGACAGGCAAAACGAAATTCCACCTCACTGGATGGGATATATCCTGGTTGAAGATCTTGAAGAGAAACTGGAAAAAGCCACTGAATTAGGAGCCACTGTAAAAATGCCGGTTACGCCAGTGGGTGAAATTGGTTACTTCGCGATCCTCGTGGATCCCACTGGCGCTCATATTGCACTATGGCAGAATAGATAGGTCTACCCGAAAGTGGGAGACACTCTAATCCGATTTTACCTAACGTAGGTCGGGCGCTTCGCCCGACGTTTTCGAATTGTTGAAATTTGATGAAAATGGAATTGTCGGGCGAAGCGCCCGACCTACGCTGAGGTGTTTATCTGGGCCCTGCAGGCGCTTCGCTCAGAGCATCAGTGTGTTCTTCCAAAGATAATGGAATATCATAAACTTCACACAACTCTTTTAATTTGAGGTTAAATGGCTCAGCAGCAATTAAGGAGGATTTGATAAAAAGTGATTCATCCAAATGTAATTCGTCATTAAATACAGCATTAGATAAGACATTTATTTTATGACTGCAATCAGCACTCTGTTCCTCAGCAGTAAATATGGATTTTCCCTCATGTGGTTCCAGCAGTGCTTGGATAGCATCCTTCATTTCCGAACCAAGATGCCGGGGATTTCTTCTATAATACATATCATCGGGATAACACTGATCATTGTAATACTTGGCAGCTAATAATGTACCAATCACAATTTTGAACTGTTCTTCCTGATTTAGATTGGCATCATTTAACAACTCCAATCCTTTTTTTAGATACTCTCGACTATAGCTTTTAAACGGTTTAATATAGACATACCCCTGATGAATAGTCGCACAGTTTGTCATACACTGATGCAATGTATTCTTTGCCATATCTATAAATAACAGACCATCCGTACAATGCGTTATTTCAGCATATTGATCGCTGACCGTCTTTAGTTTTTGCCAAAATCCCATAGAAATCCTTTAATAATATTAACTGAATCTTTTTTGCTAGCAGAAGATATACAGAGCAATCATCAGATCTTAAAATCGAAGTGCTGGCGATGTTCTTCCAATAATTAGATATCTCAGATTACACTTGAGATATTAAAACTTGAACATGTACTTGAATGGTGCCCAGGGCCGGAGTCGAACCGGCACGGGATTTAACTCCCGAGGGATTTTAAGTCCCTTGCGTCTACCTGTTTCGCCACCTGGGCATTTTTGTGGAGGCTGAGGCCGGAATCGAACCGGCGTACACGGCTTTGCAGGCCGCTGCATGACCACTCTGCCACACAGCCTTATTTTTCTGTTGAAAAAAAAGCGACTTATACGTCGCTTTGAATTTGGAGCGGGAAACGAGACTCGAACTCGCGACCCCAACCTTGGCAAGGTTGTGCTCTACCAACTGAGCTATTCCCGCGTCTTTATGTGAAGCATTTTACCGAAAATTGATTCTCTGTCAACACATAAATTTAACTTTTTTTAGTTAATTCTGGCCATGCAATGGACAAATAAATAACCATTGACCATATGGTCAAAATGGCGGCCACATAAAGCAAAATAAAACCAATTAATCCCCACCAGGACTGAGTCGGATCAAAGGCTACCAGTAAAACCAGCGCCGCCATTTGCAATGTGGTTTTAACCTTGCCAATGTAACTTACAGTGACACTGGCTCGACTGCCCACCTCTGCCATCCACTCACGAAGTGCTGAGATCACGATTTCTCTGCCTACAATAACGATAGCCGGCAATGTGATGTAATCGACATCCCTCGCTCCAACCAGCAGCAGAAGCGTACAGGCAACCAGTAATTTATCAGCAACAGGATCAAGAAAAGCACCGAATGGCGACATCAATTTCATTTTTCGGGCAACATAACCATCCAGCCAGTCAGTAAATCCCGCTAAAGCAAAAATAATGGCCGCCAAACCCCTCGACCAGGCGAAGGGCAGATAAAATACAATAATAAAAACCGGAATCAGCACTATCCGAAACAACGTCAACATATTGGGTAAACTGGTTAGATTACTCACGACATCAATCCTTTTGGGGCAGTTGAAGAAAATCTGCAACCAGCTGGTAATCATCAAATACGGCCAGTGCACCTGATTGCTCTAATAACTCCGGATGCTGGTGGTAAAAATCAACCCCAATCACATCAACTTGTAAACTTTTCGCCATTTCCATATCAGTGGGTGAGTCTCCTATCATCAGCGTCTCGCTCGCAGTAACTCCAAAATCCTGCAAAATTTCTTTAAGCATTTCCGGATGCGGTTTGGATGGAAGGCTGCCTGCCGATTTTGTCACAATGAAATATTTTTCAAGCCCGGTGCTTTGCAGCGCCTTATGCAAACTTTGCTGCCCCTTGTTGGTGGCAATTGCAAGAAAAACGCCTTCTTCACTCAAGCGTCTGATTAGGTCAAAAACACCCGGAATCAAATAAACTTCCGCATGTCGAGTATATAGTTTACTTTGAACCGCCTCCAGCAATTCTTCCATCTGCTGCGTACTTAAATGAGGGAATACTTTTTTAGTCGCCTTAACCAGACCAAGGTTTACATTTTCCCTTGCTATTTCAGGATTTAACTCCCCAAAATTCAGGCGCTTTGCTTCACTGGCCACATAATCGATAATTTGCCCCAGAGTGTCGCTGATTGTCCCTTCCCAGTCGAAGACGACCAGACGATATCGCTTACTCATGAATACCACACTCCCGTGTACGTAAAAATTTTAATGTTTGACTAAATTGCTCATCCAATTCAGCTTCAAAGCAAAGTTTTTTATCCTTCAGATTAAATTGAATTGCGCGCGCATGCAAATATAGTCGAGAACGATCCTGAATGAAATCATAGGACAAACGTCTGCCGCCATATTTTTCATCGCCAGCGATTGGGTGTTTAATATGTGCGCTATGTACCCTGATCTGGTGCGTGCGGCCTGTTTTGGGTGAAGCCTCTATCCAACAGGCATCTGAGTAATTCTCCAATAATCTGAAAGTTGTTTGCGAGGGCTTGCCTTCTGGATGCACGACAACCACACGCTCGCCTGATTGCAGATTATTTTTCTTTAAAGGGGCATCAACCAGAATTTTTTTTTCATCCGCCCAGCTATTTTGAAGAAGTGCCCAATAAATTTTCTTTACCTCTCTGCTTTCCAATTGCGCCTGGATTAATCGGAGTGCACTTCTTTTTTTGGCCAGCAAAAGACAGCCTGAAGTCTCTCTATCCAGACGATGAACCAGTTCGAGATAATGAAGATCGGTCCGAATTTTTCGTAAAGCCTCGATAACTCCCAGATTTAAACCACTGCCGCCGTGAACGGCGATACCTGCGGGCTTATTAATGACGAGCAGCTCGCCGTCTTCATAAATAATACTTTGTCTCAGGCGCTGCTCCATCCTGTCGCCGACAAAAATCTCTTTTTCCTGGCTGACACGCACAGGCGGAATACGAAGAATATCGCCTTCTTTCAAGCGGCTGGATGCTTCTGCTCTTTTTTTGTTGATGCGTACTTCCCCGGAACGAATGATACGATAGATATGACTCTTGGGAACTCCTTTTAATATCCTCATCAGATAATTGTCGAGACGCTGCCCCTCTTCATTGGCAGTGACTTCCAGATAGCGTACATCATTCATTCTCAATAACCTATTTGCTGTGGCAGTTTTTTTTGCTAAAATGCTAGGCGTCGGAAAAAAAATATTTCGACGACCGAATTATACCGTATAATGACTAAAAAGTTTAATTGCCGATAAAAATCGGCACACTTACGATAAATAAAATGCGCTTCCCTTAGGTTAATGATATGAAGGAAGTAAACCCGGTATTAAGAGTCATAAACTGAGAACTCACCGGATACCTGCGCATGTGAGACATGTGTGTAGATGTAAAACGACTTGAATATTAGAGTCAAGGCTATGTTACGCTATTCTTAAGTAAACACCTGCTCTGCGTAAACAGTCCTTTAAATACAAGCACTTACATGCACCATTGATTGAATGGTAACTTGCGTATGGTCTGAATTTAGTAATATTGGGAAATGCTTAATAAATTTTGTTTGGTTAAAGAGACATAAATCCGGGATCTGTTGATTTGACAAAGTAACTTATTGTTACTATTCAATGCCATCATCCCTGTCCAGTACTGCCATACGAACTAATGATTAGTGTTTGTTTGCTGTACTTTGCCTGTACCCGGGCGTGAAACGTTTAACGAACAAAAAGATCCTGCACTGTCGTTCTGCTTAAGTGTTGCGCCCTCAACGGGGTGTGTGATGGAGAAAATGTTAATAAATGCGACTCAAACTGAGGAAGTTCGAGTTGCCCTGATAAAAGATAATTACCTGTTTGATTTGGACATTGATTGCCCAACAGAAGTCAAAAAGAAAGGCAATATCTACAAAGCTGTTGTCACTCGTCGTGAACCAAGTCTTGATGCCGTTTTCGTGGAATATGGTGCAAAACGACAAGGGTTCTTGCCACTAAAAGAAATCGCTCCCGAGTATCTGAGTAAAAATCCTGAAGAATTTGGCGATGATCGTCCTCCAATTACCTCATTAATTCGTGAAAACCAGGAGTTACTGGTTCAGGTGGATAAAGAGGAACGCGGCGGCAAAGGAGCAGCACTCACTACATTCATTACTTTGGCAGGCTGTTATCTGGTTCTGATGCCGAATAATCCAAATTCTGGCGGTATTTCGCGCCGCATCGAAGGCGATGACCGCGATGAACTGAAAGAAACACTCAACGCTCTGGAATTACCAGAAGGAATGGGCTTAATCATTCGTACAGCAGGTGTTGGCAAAGGCCAGGATGAATTGCAGGCTGATCTTGATATGCTGTGCAATCAGTGGCAAGCCATTAATCAGGCCTATACTAATCAACTGGCTCCCTGCCTCATTCATCAGGAAGGTGATGTGATTATTCGCTCAATTCGCGATAATCTCAGAAAATCGATTTCTGAAATCATCATTGATGATCAGATTTCCTATGTTAAGGCCAAACAATACATTGAGCAGGTTAAACCTGATTTCTTACCCAATGTTAAATTGTATAACAACAATATCCCTCTGTTTAATTATTACCAGATTGAAAGTCAGATTGAAACGGCTTATCAGCGTGAAGTACCCCTACCCTCCGGCGGTTCTCTGGTCATCGATCGCACTGAAGCGCTGGTGTCCATTGATGTTAACTCAGCCAAGGCGACCAGTGGTGCCGATATTGAAACAACTGCATTAAATACCAATCTCGAAGCAGCCAATGAGATTGCACGTCAGTTACGTTTACGCGATCTCGGTGGTCTGGTGGTCATCGATTTCATCGATATGAACTCCAGCAAGAACCAGCGTGACGTGGAAAATGAGTTAAAAGAAGCATTAAAAACCGATCGGGCAAGGATTCAGGTGGGCCGGATTTCTCGCTTTGGTTTACTGGAAATGTCCCGCCAGCGTTTGAGACTTTCTCTGGGAGAAACCGCTCAGGAAGTTTGCCCGCGCTGCGAAGGACGTGGTACTGTCAGAAATATTCAGTCGCATGGTCTGTCTATTGTACGTCTTATCGAAGAAGAAGCCCTGAAGGATAAAACAGCAGAAGTTCATGTTCAGGTGCCCGTTGAAATGGCGACCTTTATCATCAATGAGAAACGTGAGTTTATTCTGCATATTGAAAAACGCCATGGGGTTAAAATTATTATTATTGCTAACCCTTACATGCAAACACCTCAATATAGCATCACGCGCTTAAAAGAAGATAATGTGGGCAAGAACAAGAAACCCAGTTATTCAATGATTCAACAGCCCGAATTAGCGCTTGTGCGCGATGAGCAGGATGCTGTAAGAGACGAACCTGCTGTTAAAGCCTTTGCCGTAGCCGCTGGTTCAAAAGCGCCTCAGACCAGCTTTATCAAGCGTTTGTGGACGAGTCTTTTTGGCGGTTCGGATGAGACATCAAAACAACCTGCTGCCAAAACTGAGCCTAAACAGACCCGTCATCAGCATCCTCGTCAGCAAAATACCAGAGCTGTAAATAGCGGCGAGAAACGACAAGGCGGCTCGCCTTCTCGCAGAAGACGTTCGCCTGGCAATCAGCAACGTCAGGCTTCCGGTGCGAATATGCAGCGCAAAAAAGGCGGCAACCAGCAGCAGTCCGGTGCGCGAGTCGTTCCTTTAAAAACTGATGCAAACTCGGGGAAAAGGAAGGATAAAGAACAAGTCAATAATAGAGAGCACAGCGATAACTAATTGACGCTGGCCATATCTCTGCTCAAAAGGCCTTTCTTCCTTTCCGGGAGAAAGGCTTTTTATTTGGGACATCCTACAATCATATGGCCACAAATATCAGGCACGCGAGAAATCAAAACTCAAAACCGAGGCTATATCAGTCTGCTGCAAAGCCAGCATGATCAGGCGATCTACTCCCAAAGCCACCCCACTGCAGGCTGGCAACCCATGCGCTAATGCGGCGAGGAATAAAGGATCAATGGGTGGAAGCTCCAGATTGAGCCTTTCTCGTTGAGCTAGATCCTGGTTAAAGCGTTGTCTTTGCTTTTCAATATCCAGCAATTCATGAAAACCGTTCGCTAACTCCATTCCCCGGTAGTAAAATTCAAACCGCTGGGCTCGCCCGTTATTGACCTGGGCTAATGCAGCCTGAGAAACCGGGAAATCATAGATAACGACTGGCGCATCACTACTGGCTAAAGCCGGTTCAATGACATGGCTCATCAATAAGAACAGATATTGATCAGGATCACGCTCGTTCTTCGCCAGCACATAATCCAACTCAAATTGCTTTAGGCAATGACGGTAATCAGTGATACTTGCCGCAAATGGGTCAACTGCGCATAGTTCCTCAAAAACCTGTTGATAGGTTTTACGGATTGCAGGAGGGCAATTTATGATTGTTTGCAGGAGCTCATCCACTTCTTTTATCAAGGCATGATGATCTATATCCAGCTGATACCACTCCAGCATTGTGAACTCAGGGTTGTGGTGCCGGCCAACTTCATCATCACGATACGCTTTAGCCATTTGGAAAATCGGGCCGCTGCCGGCTGCCAGAAGCCGTTTCATATGATATTCAGGGGAAGTTTGCAGATAATATGTCTGATTGCGAAATATCGCTTTGATATTGCTTAAATACACATCAGTGATGCCACAGCGAGCCATTGCGGGCGTTTCTACTTCCAAGTAGCCGCGTTGGTTGAAGAAACTGCGGATATTATTCATAATTGCAGCCCGTTGCCTTAACAGCTGTATTGAGGTGGATGGCTGCCATTGATCAGGAAGATGCATGGAATGACCTTGTAAATAATGTTTGATGTAATGCCTTTGATTGATGTGAAGGTGAATGGGTGTCAGCTTAAAGAAAATCCCCTCTCTCTAACTCTCTCCCTGAGGGAGAGAGGACTTTCTTTTAGGGGTATTAATAAAATATACCCAGTTCCAATCTGGCCGCCTCAGTCATGCGTTCCTGGGTCCAGGGTGGATCCCATACTAATTCAACGGTGCAGTCGCTAATCCCTTCTACACGATTCACGGCCTGTTCCACTGTACCCGGGAATGTCTGGGCGACTGGACAGCCGGGAGTGGTCAGTGTCATTTTAACATGAGCATGGTGCTCATCATCGATTTCAATATCATAGATCAAACCGAGATCATAAATATTCACAGGAATTTCCGGATCAAATACGGTCTTCAGCTCACTAATCACAAGCTCTTTAAGTTGCTCCTGCTCAGGTTTTTTTTTAAATCCGAACATTGTTTTACTCCGTACTCACCGTCGATCTGCTTTGCTTTAAGGCTGCTTCGAGAGTATGCCAGGCCAGAGTGGCGCATTTAACACGGGCAGGAAAAGCACGCACACCCGCTAAAACAGCCAATTTATCTAAAGCTGCCAATTCATTGGATTCATCACTGGTAACCATGTGATGAAAACGCTGAAATAAATGATGAGCTTCCTCGATGGATTTGCCTCGCAAAGCTTCTGTCATCAATGAGGCGGAGGCTTGCGAAATCGCACAGCCGCAACCGACAAAGCTAAGCGCTTCCACCACTTCATTTTCGATTTTGACATAAAGCGTTAACTTGTCCCCGCATAGAGGATTAAATCCATTGGCCTGCGCAGTGGCCTTTTCCATCGCATAATGATTGCGAGGATTACGGTTATGATCGATTATGATTTCCTGATATAACTCTCTTAGTTCTGTATTCATGCAAATACCTCTTTGACTTTTTTCAAAGCATGAATGCAGCGATCAATTTCCTCAATGGTATTATAAAAGGAAAGGGAAATGCGGGTAGTGGCTGCAATATCAAAAAAGTCCATTAAAGGCATTGCACAATGGTGACCGCTGCGAATGGCAATTCCTTCACTATCCAGAATAGTGCCAATATCATGTGAATGTATTTTTCCATGAACAAAGGAAATAATGGGCACTTTGTGTTTTGCAGTACCTACAATATTAAAGCCTTTAAGTGCTTTAATCTCCTGGGTCGCATACGCCAGCAAGTAACTTTCATAGGCAAGTACCGCATCCATATCGAGTGACCACAGATAATCGATGGTCGCACCTAAACCAATTGCTCCTGAAATATTGGGGGTTCCCGCTTCAAATTTATGCGGCAACTGAGCATAATCGCTGGCTTCAAATGTGACATAATTAATCATTTCTCCGCCACCCTGATAAGGTCCCATGTCATCCAGTAAATGCTCTTTTCCCCATAGCACACCAATGCCAGTCGGTCCATACATCTTGTGGCCGGAGAACGCATAGAAATCGCAATTCAAATCCTGGACATTAATAGGCAGATGAGCAGAGGCCTGGGCGCCATCCAATAAAACCAAAGCCCCTTTGGCATGGGCCATTTCAATCATCTTCTTAACCGGGTTGATAGTACCCAAGGCATTGGAAGCATAGCTTATTGAGACGAATTTGGTGTTATCCGTTAACAGCCGTTCATATTCAT from Legionella quinlivanii encodes:
- a CDS encoding SUF system Fe-S cluster assembly protein, producing MFGFKKKPEQEQLKELVISELKTVFDPEIPVNIYDLGLIYDIEIDDEHHAHVKMTLTTPGCPVAQTFPGTVEQAVNRVEGISDCTVELVWDPPWTQERMTEAARLELGIFY
- a CDS encoding VOC family protein, which gives rise to MDQPQIGKFCWNELATPDVSAAKEFYGKLLGWQFTEHDTGDMVYTFIKTAGSDDLGGIWGIPKDRQNEIPPHWMGYILVEDLEEKLEKATELGATVKMPVTPVGEIGYFAILVDPTGAHIALWQNR
- the pgsA gene encoding CDP-diacylglycerol--glycerol-3-phosphate 3-phosphatidyltransferase, with the protein product MSNLTSLPNMLTLFRIVLIPVFIIVFYLPFAWSRGLAAIIFALAGFTDWLDGYVARKMKLMSPFGAFLDPVADKLLVACTLLLLVGARDVDYITLPAIVIVGREIVISALREWMAEVGSRASVTVSYIGKVKTTLQMAALVLLVAFDPTQSWWGLIGFILLYVAAILTIWSMVIYLSIAWPELTKKS
- the secB gene encoding protein-export chaperone SecB, with the translated sequence MNEATTNPANEAQFMIQRVYMKDSSFETPNTPAVFQQQWEPELTLDLNTENTELEKNVYEVVLTVTATVKNKNTTAFLAEVKQAGIFTIQGAPKEQLGHLLGSFCPSILFPYAREAITSQVIRGSFPQLVLAPINFDALYMQQLEEQSKSKADETETTH
- a CDS encoding NAD(P)H-dependent glycerol-3-phosphate dehydrogenase, producing the protein MNVQKTIAILGAGSWGTAIAIHIANTGRNVMLWARNPQHVASMQTTRCNQRYLPNIKLPDNLQVTDNLHECSASADEVIIAVPSHSFSELLELIDKPARGIAWLTKGLDPSSNQFLSQIVANHWGEEFSVAAISGPSFAKEVAQSLPTALTLAGNNIAYQESTRNLLHHQNLRVYLSNDLIGVQLCGAVKNVLAIACGISDGLHFGANAKAALITRGLTEMRRLGKVLGARDESFMGLAGVGDLVLTCTDDQSRNRRFGLHLGHGISSQEAEKLIGQVVEGKHNAAQICLLADRYQVEMPICTVVNSLLKGELNPQQAVLQLMSRSARDED
- the grxC gene encoding glutaredoxin 3, with amino-acid sequence MASIIMYSTSYCPYCVRAKQLLDSKKVSYQEIRVDEEPGKRDEMIARSGRRTVPQIFINGQHIGGCDDLYALEDAGKLNELLQ
- a CDS encoding RluA family pseudouridine synthase is translated as MNDVRYLEVTANEEGQRLDNYLMRILKGVPKSHIYRIIRSGEVRINKKRAEASSRLKEGDILRIPPVRVSQEKEIFVGDRMEQRLRQSIIYEDGELLVINKPAGIAVHGGSGLNLGVIEALRKIRTDLHYLELVHRLDRETSGCLLLAKKRSALRLIQAQLESREVKKIYWALLQNSWADEKKILVDAPLKKNNLQSGERVVVVHPEGKPSQTTFRLLENYSDACWIEASPKTGRTHQIRVHSAHIKHPIAGDEKYGGRRLSYDFIQDRSRLYLHARAIQFNLKDKKLCFEAELDEQFSQTLKFLRTRECGIHE
- a CDS encoding HAD family hydrolase, whose product is MSKRYRLVVFDWEGTISDTLGQIIDYVASEAKRLNFGELNPEIARENVNLGLVKATKKVFPHLSTQQMEELLEAVQSKLYTRHAEVYLIPGVFDLIRRLSEEGVFLAIATNKGQQSLHKALQSTGLEKYFIVTKSAGSLPSKPHPEMLKEILQDFGVTASETLMIGDSPTDMEMAKSLQVDVIGVDFYHQHPELLEQSGALAVFDDYQLVADFLQLPQKD
- a CDS encoding cysteine desulfurase yields the protein MPDANTLIDTFNVAQIRNDFPILHQNVNEHPLVYFDNAATTQKPKSVIQALTDYYTNDNANVHRGVHALSARATQQYEIARGKVQRFIHAKSLRECIFVRGTTEAINLVAQSFVGPRIMPGEEILITHMEHHSNIVPWQMVCKKTGAKLTVAPISYDGEVLLDEYERLLTDNTKFVSISYASNALGTINPVKKMIEMAHAKGALVLLDGAQASAHLPINVQDLNCDFYAFSGHKMYGPTGIGVLWGKEHLLDDMGPYQGGGEMINYVTFEASDYAQLPHKFEAGTPNISGAIGLGATIDYLWSLDMDAVLAYESYLLAYATQEIKALKGFNIVGTAKHKVPIISFVHGKIHSHDIGTILDSEGIAIRSGHHCAMPLMDFFDIAATTRISLSFYNTIEEIDRCIHALKKVKEVFA
- the sufU gene encoding Fe-S cluster assembly sulfur transfer protein SufU; the encoded protein is MNTELRELYQEIIIDHNRNPRNHYAMEKATAQANGFNPLCGDKLTLYVKIENEVVEALSFVGCGCAISQASASLMTEALRGKSIEEAHHLFQRFHHMVTSDESNELAALDKLAVLAGVRAFPARVKCATLAWHTLEAALKQSRSTVSTE
- the epmA gene encoding elongation factor P--(R)-beta-lysine ligase gives rise to the protein MHLPDQWQPSTSIQLLRQRAAIMNNIRSFFNQRGYLEVETPAMARCGITDVYLSNIKAIFRNQTYYLQTSPEYHMKRLLAAGSGPIFQMAKAYRDDEVGRHHNPEFTMLEWYQLDIDHHALIKEVDELLQTIINCPPAIRKTYQQVFEELCAVDPFAASITDYRHCLKQFELDYVLAKNERDPDQYLFLLMSHVIEPALASSDAPVVIYDFPVSQAALAQVNNGRAQRFEFYYRGMELANGFHELLDIEKQRQRFNQDLAQRERLNLELPPIDPLFLAALAHGLPACSGVALGVDRLIMLALQQTDIASVLSFDFSRA
- a CDS encoding Rne/Rng family ribonuclease, yielding MEKMLINATQTEEVRVALIKDNYLFDLDIDCPTEVKKKGNIYKAVVTRREPSLDAVFVEYGAKRQGFLPLKEIAPEYLSKNPEEFGDDRPPITSLIRENQELLVQVDKEERGGKGAALTTFITLAGCYLVLMPNNPNSGGISRRIEGDDRDELKETLNALELPEGMGLIIRTAGVGKGQDELQADLDMLCNQWQAINQAYTNQLAPCLIHQEGDVIIRSIRDNLRKSISEIIIDDQISYVKAKQYIEQVKPDFLPNVKLYNNNIPLFNYYQIESQIETAYQREVPLPSGGSLVIDRTEALVSIDVNSAKATSGADIETTALNTNLEAANEIARQLRLRDLGGLVVIDFIDMNSSKNQRDVENELKEALKTDRARIQVGRISRFGLLEMSRQRLRLSLGETAQEVCPRCEGRGTVRNIQSHGLSIVRLIEEEALKDKTAEVHVQVPVEMATFIINEKREFILHIEKRHGVKIIIIANPYMQTPQYSITRLKEDNVGKNKKPSYSMIQQPELALVRDEQDAVRDEPAVKAFAVAAGSKAPQTSFIKRLWTSLFGGSDETSKQPAAKTEPKQTRHQHPRQQNTRAVNSGEKRQGGSPSRRRRSPGNQQRQASGANMQRKKGGNQQQSGARVVPLKTDANSGKRKDKEQVNNREHSDN